The segment TTATTTAATAATCTCTCCTTCAATAACTGTAGAGCTAGTTGGAGTAGTATCTTTTTTTCTAAATATTAACCATTGTTGTCCGATTGTTAGTATAGTTGAAATAAGCCAATAAAAAGCCAGTCCACTTGGTAGTGTAAGACATATAAATATTGTTAAGGCTGGCATAAAATATAACATTTGCTTATTCATGATAGCCATCATATTCTCATCTTTAGATCCATCGGTTTGAACTGTGGCTGGTCGCATTGGCATCATTTTTGCTTGAAAAAATTGGGAAACACCTGCTAAAATCGCTAAAATAATATTAGGTTTAGAGAAATCCAAAAAACCAAAGGCAATATTATTTATAGTGCCCGGATTATGGATAAAGGGATAAATTAAAACTAATGTTTTACCCTGTAACTCATCTCTAAAAACCTTAAAAATTGCCCAAAAGAATGGTAATTGTATTAATAGTGGTAAACAAGAGGAAAGAGGGTTAACCTTTTCTTTCTTATACAAATCCATCATTGCTCGACTCATTCCTTCTTTATTGTCGGCATATTGCTTTTTAATTTCATCAAGCTTTGGCTGAAGCATTTGCAAGGATTTTTGACCCTCAATTGATTTTTTTGATAATGGGTATAAAATCAGCTTTATTATTATTGTTAATATAACAATAGTTATACCAATATCATGCCCAGGTAAGGTGTTATATATATAAACCAAGAGGTTTAATATCGGTTCATAAAAAATTGTATTAAAAAAATTCATCATAGGTATTATTTTTTATTATTTAACTGGATCATGGCCTCCTCGACTCCATGGATGGCACCGTAAAAGGCGAAGTATTGATTTATAGAAACCTT is part of the Candidatus Falkowbacteria bacterium genome and harbors:
- a CDS encoding membrane protein insertase YidC, which codes for MMNFFNTIFYEPILNLLVYIYNTLPGHDIGITIVILTIIIKLILYPLSKKSIEGQKSLQMLQPKLDEIKKQYADNKEGMSRAMMDLYKKEKVNPLSSCLPLLIQLPFFWAIFKVFRDELQGKTLVLIYPFIHNPGTINNIAFGFLDFSKPNIILAILAGVSQFFQAKMMPMRPATVQTDGSKDENMMAIMNKQMLYFMPALTIFICLTLPSGLAFYWLISTILTIGQQWLIFRKKDTTPTSSTVIEGEIIK